One genomic segment of Mycolicibacterium gilvum includes these proteins:
- a CDS encoding ABC transporter ATP-binding protein/permease yields MDTELSAQTFQPTLDWGREFVHSGQWIAVTFAATAVCLLVVLALLARFTEWGRQFWRVTGDYFRGRHSVLAWAMVAALLLSVIVSVRINVLLTYYVNDLFTSLQVAFQGGMASGVAGFWASMRVFAVLAVCFVVRVLLDMYLTQRFMMRWRVWLTRRLIDDWLGDLSYYRAQFSGRPIDNPDQRIQQDVDVFTAGVGGTPNNPIFNSGNTLLFGAVEAVLSVLSFGPILWRLSEPVSIGGMTLPRALFWIVVVYVLVATIIAFAIGRPLIRLSYLNELRNAGLRYALVRVRDAGSAIGLYRGESAERSVLKSRLDSVMDNYRGWLNRMMLYFGWNVSVSQTINPLPWLVQAQGLFAQRITFGDVWQSSNAFGAIHDSLSFFRNAYDQFASYRAAIIRLDGLVDQNARAGAFTAVDTGASEDGALAVRGVEVRKPDGSPLVRPLDLRLGSGDGLVITGPSGIGKTVLVQSLAGMWPYATGRVELPDGRDGAMFVPQLPYLPVGDLRTVVSYPEPSGTYDDKAVQQALLDVALSQLVIRLNDDQDWAKVLSVGEQQRIAFARILVLRPRTVFLDESTSAMDEGLEQMLYTLLRTTLPDTIVVSVSHRSSVLPFHTDHLELVGDGEWRLERLDAPR; encoded by the coding sequence GTGGACACCGAGTTGAGCGCGCAGACGTTCCAGCCGACCCTCGACTGGGGCCGCGAGTTCGTGCACTCCGGGCAGTGGATCGCGGTCACGTTCGCGGCCACCGCGGTGTGCCTCCTGGTGGTCCTCGCGCTGCTGGCCCGCTTCACCGAATGGGGCCGCCAGTTCTGGCGTGTCACCGGCGACTACTTCCGCGGTAGGCACAGCGTGCTCGCGTGGGCGATGGTCGCGGCCCTGCTGCTGTCGGTCATCGTGTCGGTGCGCATCAACGTGCTGCTGACCTATTACGTCAACGACCTGTTTACCTCGCTGCAGGTCGCGTTCCAGGGCGGGATGGCCAGCGGCGTCGCCGGGTTCTGGGCGTCGATGCGCGTGTTCGCCGTGCTCGCGGTGTGTTTCGTGGTCCGGGTCCTGCTCGACATGTACCTCACCCAGCGCTTCATGATGCGCTGGCGGGTGTGGCTGACCCGCCGCCTCATCGATGACTGGCTGGGCGACCTGTCCTACTACCGCGCCCAGTTCTCCGGCCGGCCGATCGACAATCCGGACCAGCGCATCCAGCAGGACGTCGACGTGTTCACCGCCGGGGTCGGTGGCACCCCGAACAACCCGATCTTCAACTCGGGCAACACCCTGCTGTTCGGAGCCGTCGAGGCCGTGCTGTCGGTGCTGTCGTTCGGACCGATCCTGTGGCGGCTGTCGGAGCCGGTGAGCATCGGCGGGATGACGCTGCCGCGGGCCCTGTTCTGGATCGTGGTCGTCTACGTGCTGGTCGCGACGATCATCGCGTTCGCCATCGGCAGGCCGCTGATCCGGCTGAGCTACCTCAACGAGCTGCGCAACGCCGGGCTGCGCTACGCGCTCGTGCGGGTGCGTGACGCCGGCTCGGCGATCGGCCTCTACCGCGGCGAATCCGCCGAACGGTCGGTCCTGAAGAGCCGGCTCGACTCGGTGATGGACAACTACCGCGGCTGGCTGAACCGGATGATGCTGTACTTCGGCTGGAACGTCTCGGTGAGCCAGACCATCAATCCGCTGCCGTGGCTGGTGCAGGCGCAGGGGCTGTTCGCGCAGCGCATCACCTTCGGCGATGTGTGGCAGTCCTCGAACGCGTTCGGCGCCATCCACGACTCGCTGAGTTTCTTCCGCAACGCCTACGACCAGTTCGCGAGCTACCGCGCCGCGATCATCCGCCTCGACGGACTCGTCGACCAGAACGCCCGCGCCGGAGCGTTCACCGCCGTCGACACCGGGGCCTCCGAGGACGGTGCGCTGGCGGTGCGGGGGGTGGAGGTGCGCAAGCCGGACGGGTCGCCGCTGGTGCGCCCGCTCGATCTGCGGCTGGGATCCGGTGACGGACTGGTGATCACGGGACCGTCGGGTATCGGCAAGACGGTGCTGGTGCAGAGCCTGGCCGGGATGTGGCCCTACGCGACGGGCCGGGTCGAGCTGCCGGACGGACGCGACGGCGCGATGTTCGTCCCGCAGTTGCCGTACCTGCCCGTCGGGGACCTGCGCACGGTGGTGAGCTATCCAGAACCCTCGGGCACCTACGACGACAAGGCCGTCCAGCAGGCACTGCTCGATGTGGCGTTGTCGCAGTTGGTGATCCGCCTCAACGACGACCAGGACTGGGCGAAGGTCCTCTCGGTCGGCGAGCAGCAGCGCATCGCATTCGCCCGGATCCTGGTGTTGCGGCCCAGGACGGTGTTCCTCGACGAGTCGACCTCGGCGATGGACGAGGGGCTGGAGCAGATGCTCTACACCCTGCTGCGCACGACGTTGCCCGACACCATCGTCGTCAGTGTCAGCCACCGGTCGTCGGTGCTGCCGTTCCACACCGACCACCTCGAGCTGGTCGGCGACGGCGAATGGCGACTGGAACGACTCGACGCTCCGCGGTAG
- a CDS encoding FAD-binding protein — MQHIPDTVSAEDVTSWSDETDVVVIGFGIAGGSAAVSAAAAGARVLVLEKAAAAGGTTSMAGGHFYLGGGTAVQQATGHDDSPEEMYKYLVTQSRNPEHDKIRAYCDGSVEHFNWLEALGFQFERSYYPGKVVVPPGTEGLSYTGNEKVWPFCEQARPAPRGHSVPVPGELGGAAMVIDLLVKRADELGVQMRYETGATALITDADGAVVGVRWKHFTETGDIKANSVIIAAGGFAMNPEMVAEYTPALGQERKTKHHGNVAPYILGNPNDDGLGIKLGVSAGGATDNLDQLFITAAAYPPEILLTGIIVNKNGDRFVAEDSYHSRTSAFVLEQPDQTAYLIVDEAHMQMPEMPLIKFLDGYETIEELEKELGIPAGRVAATLERYNTNAAAGEDPDFHKQSEYVAPQDKGPWAVFDLSLGRAMYSGFTMGGLTVSIDGEVLRDDRSAIPGLYAAGACACNIAQDGKGYASGTQLGEGSFFGRRAGEHAARRAGEHAARR; from the coding sequence ATGCAGCACATCCCGGACACGGTCAGCGCCGAGGACGTCACGTCCTGGTCCGACGAGACCGACGTCGTGGTGATCGGCTTCGGTATCGCCGGCGGCAGCGCCGCCGTCAGCGCAGCCGCGGCCGGCGCGCGGGTCCTGGTGCTCGAGAAGGCCGCTGCCGCAGGCGGAACCACGTCGATGGCGGGCGGGCACTTCTACCTCGGCGGCGGCACCGCGGTGCAGCAGGCCACGGGCCACGACGACTCACCCGAGGAGATGTACAAATACCTCGTCACCCAGTCCCGCAACCCCGAGCACGACAAGATCCGGGCCTACTGCGACGGCAGCGTCGAACACTTCAATTGGCTTGAAGCGCTGGGCTTTCAGTTCGAACGCAGCTACTACCCGGGCAAGGTCGTCGTGCCGCCGGGCACCGAAGGACTGTCCTACACCGGCAACGAGAAGGTGTGGCCGTTCTGCGAGCAGGCCAGGCCCGCCCCGCGTGGCCACTCCGTGCCGGTACCCGGCGAACTCGGCGGCGCGGCCATGGTGATCGACCTGCTGGTCAAGCGCGCCGACGAACTCGGCGTGCAGATGCGCTACGAAACCGGTGCGACGGCGCTGATCACCGACGCCGACGGGGCCGTCGTCGGGGTGCGGTGGAAGCACTTCACCGAAACCGGTGACATCAAAGCGAATTCGGTGATCATCGCCGCCGGCGGCTTCGCGATGAACCCCGAGATGGTCGCCGAGTACACCCCGGCCCTCGGGCAGGAACGCAAGACCAAGCACCACGGCAACGTCGCGCCGTACATCCTCGGCAACCCCAACGACGACGGTCTGGGCATCAAGCTCGGCGTGTCCGCCGGCGGCGCCACCGACAACCTGGACCAGCTGTTCATCACCGCGGCGGCGTATCCGCCCGAGATCCTGCTGACCGGGATCATCGTGAACAAGAACGGCGACCGGTTCGTCGCCGAGGACTCCTACCATTCGCGCACCTCGGCGTTCGTCCTCGAACAACCCGACCAGACCGCGTATCTGATCGTCGACGAGGCGCACATGCAGATGCCCGAGATGCCGCTGATCAAGTTCCTCGACGGCTACGAGACCATCGAGGAACTGGAGAAGGAGCTCGGGATCCCGGCCGGACGGGTGGCCGCCACACTCGAGCGCTACAACACCAACGCCGCCGCCGGCGAGGACCCCGACTTCCACAAGCAATCGGAATACGTTGCGCCGCAGGACAAGGGACCGTGGGCGGTGTTCGACCTGTCACTCGGGCGGGCGATGTACTCCGGGTTCACCATGGGCGGGTTGACGGTGTCCATCGACGGCGAGGTGCTGCGCGACGACCGCAGCGCGATCCCGGGCCTGTACGCCGCGGGCGCGTGCGCGTGCAACATCGCCCAGGACGGTAAGGGGTATGCGAGCGGTACGCAGCTGGGCGAAGGGTCGTTTTTCGGGCGGCGGGCGGGAGAACACGCGGCGAGGCGGGCGGGAGAACACGCAGCGCGACGCTAG
- a CDS encoding small basic family protein, with product MIGILALAVGIVVGVVFQPSVPEFVQPYLPIAVVAALDAVFGGLRAYLENIFDSKVFVVSFVFNVLVAALIVYVGDQLGVGTQLSTAIIVVLGIRIFGNAAALRRRLFGA from the coding sequence GTGATCGGCATCCTGGCACTCGCCGTGGGCATCGTCGTCGGTGTGGTCTTCCAGCCGAGCGTTCCCGAGTTCGTGCAGCCCTACCTGCCCATCGCGGTGGTGGCGGCACTCGACGCGGTGTTCGGCGGGCTGCGGGCCTACCTGGAGAACATTTTCGACTCCAAGGTGTTCGTGGTGTCGTTCGTGTTCAACGTGCTGGTGGCGGCGCTGATCGTCTACGTCGGCGATCAGCTGGGCGTCGGGACGCAGTTGTCCACCGCGATCATCGTCGTGCTCGGCATCCGGATCTTCGGCAACGCCGCCGCGCTGCGCCGCAGGCTGTTCGGGGCGTGA
- the secA2 gene encoding accessory Sec system translocase SecA2, whose product MSGRFWKLLGASTDKDQSRSMDLVVKSADFDSKAADLDDEQLAKAAKLLVLDDLADSADVPQFLAIARAAAERATGLKPFDVQLQGALRMLAGDVVEMATGEGKTLSGAIAAAGYALAGRNVHVITINDYLARRDAEWMGPLIEAMGLTVGWITAESTAAERRAAYACDVTYASVNEIGFDVLRDQLVTDVADLVSPNPDVALIDEADSVLVDEALVPLVLAGTSHRETPRVELIRLVGELDENTDFATDNDSRNVHLTEAGARKVEAALGGIDLYSEEHVATTLTEINVALHAHVLLQRDVHYIVRDDAVHLINASRGRIATLQRWPDGLQAAVEAKEGIETTETGEVLDTITVQALINRYPRVCGMTGTALAAGEQLRQFYKLGVSPIPPNKPNIRKDETDRVYVTISAKNAAILEHIAEVHKTGQPVLVGTRDVAESEEVHERLVKAGVPAVVLNAKNDAEEAAVIAEAGKLGAVTVSTQMAGRGTDIRLGGSDEASHDEVVELGGLHVIGTGRHNTERLDNQLRGRAGRQGDPGSSVFFSSWEDDVVVAHLEDSKLPLDCDEDGKILSPKAATLLEHAQRVAEGRLLDVHANTWRYNQLIAQQRAILVERRDKLLRTATARDELAERSPERYAEVSERLEAKDPGTAEEKLVKICRLIMLYHLDRAWADHLAFLSDIRESIHLRALGRQNPLDEFHRMAVDAFGSLAADAIEAAQQTFDTAPAIEDETGVDLSKLARPTSTWTYMVHDNPLDDTLSALSLPGVFR is encoded by the coding sequence TTGTCCGGGCGGTTCTGGAAGCTGCTCGGCGCCAGCACCGACAAGGACCAGTCCCGCTCGATGGATCTGGTGGTCAAGTCGGCCGACTTCGACTCCAAGGCCGCCGATCTCGACGACGAGCAGCTCGCCAAGGCCGCGAAACTGCTCGTCCTCGACGACCTCGCCGACTCGGCTGACGTCCCGCAGTTCCTGGCGATCGCCCGCGCGGCCGCCGAGCGGGCCACCGGCCTGAAGCCGTTCGACGTCCAGCTGCAGGGCGCGCTGCGGATGCTGGCCGGCGACGTCGTGGAGATGGCCACCGGTGAGGGCAAGACGCTGTCGGGCGCGATCGCCGCGGCCGGCTACGCGCTCGCCGGGCGCAACGTGCACGTCATCACGATCAACGACTACCTGGCCCGCCGCGACGCCGAATGGATGGGCCCGCTGATCGAGGCGATGGGACTGACCGTCGGCTGGATCACCGCCGAGTCCACCGCCGCCGAACGCCGCGCCGCCTATGCGTGCGATGTCACCTACGCCTCGGTCAACGAGATCGGCTTCGACGTGCTGCGCGACCAGCTGGTCACCGACGTCGCCGACCTGGTGTCGCCGAACCCCGACGTGGCGCTGATCGACGAAGCGGACTCCGTGCTCGTCGACGAAGCGCTGGTGCCGCTGGTGCTGGCCGGCACCAGCCACCGCGAAACCCCGCGCGTGGAGCTGATCCGCCTCGTCGGTGAGCTCGACGAGAACACCGACTTCGCCACCGACAACGACAGCCGCAACGTGCATCTCACCGAGGCCGGCGCGCGCAAGGTCGAGGCCGCCCTCGGCGGGATCGACCTGTACTCCGAAGAACACGTCGCCACGACGCTGACCGAGATCAACGTCGCGCTGCACGCCCATGTGCTGCTGCAACGCGACGTCCACTACATCGTCCGCGACGACGCGGTGCACCTGATCAACGCCTCGCGCGGCCGGATCGCCACGCTGCAGCGCTGGCCCGACGGGCTGCAGGCCGCCGTCGAGGCCAAGGAGGGCATCGAGACCACCGAGACCGGCGAGGTGCTCGACACCATCACCGTGCAGGCGCTGATCAACCGCTACCCGCGAGTGTGCGGCATGACCGGCACCGCGTTGGCCGCCGGTGAGCAGCTGCGCCAGTTCTACAAGCTCGGGGTGTCGCCGATCCCGCCGAACAAGCCGAACATCCGCAAGGACGAGACCGACCGCGTCTACGTGACGATCTCGGCGAAGAACGCCGCGATCCTCGAGCACATCGCCGAGGTGCACAAGACCGGCCAGCCGGTGCTCGTCGGCACCCGCGACGTCGCCGAATCCGAAGAAGTTCACGAACGCCTGGTCAAGGCCGGCGTCCCGGCCGTCGTGCTGAACGCGAAGAACGACGCCGAGGAGGCCGCCGTCATCGCCGAGGCCGGCAAGCTGGGAGCCGTCACCGTGTCCACGCAGATGGCCGGTCGCGGCACCGACATCCGGCTCGGCGGGTCCGACGAGGCAAGTCACGACGAGGTGGTGGAACTCGGCGGCCTGCACGTCATCGGCACCGGGCGGCACAACACCGAACGGCTGGACAACCAGCTGCGTGGCCGCGCAGGCCGTCAGGGCGACCCCGGCAGCTCGGTGTTCTTCTCCAGCTGGGAGGACGACGTCGTGGTCGCCCACCTCGAAGACAGCAAGCTCCCGCTGGACTGCGACGAGGACGGCAAGATCCTCAGCCCGAAGGCGGCGACCCTGCTCGAGCACGCCCAGCGCGTCGCCGAGGGCCGCCTGCTCGACGTGCACGCCAACACATGGCGCTACAACCAGCTGATCGCCCAGCAGCGCGCGATCCTGGTCGAGCGGCGCGACAAACTGCTGCGCACCGCCACCGCCCGCGACGAACTGGCCGAACGCTCACCGGAGCGCTACGCCGAGGTCAGCGAGCGCCTCGAGGCGAAGGACCCCGGCACAGCCGAGGAGAAGCTGGTGAAGATCTGCCGGCTGATCATGCTGTACCACCTGGACCGGGCGTGGGCGGACCACCTGGCGTTCCTGTCCGACATCCGCGAGAGCATCCACCTGCGCGCGCTGGGACGGCAGAACCCGCTCGACGAGTTCCACCGGATGGCCGTCGACGCGTTCGGCTCGCTGGCCGCCGACGCCATCGAGGCGGCACAGCAGACGTTCGACACGGCCCCGGCGATCGAGGACGAAACCGGTGTGGACCTGTCGAAGCTGGCCCGCCCGACCTCGACGTGGACCTACATGGTCCACGACAACCCGCTCGACGACACCCTCTCCGCACTGAGCCTGCCCGGGGTGTTCCGCTAG
- a CDS encoding ABC transporter ATP-binding protein/permease yields the protein METFTPTLDWGNELWTSLWWIAQGWVYAAIATMVVLTLIARFTTWGRQFWRVTRGYFTGRDSVVVWLWLAGILLLVIASVRLSVLFSFQGNDMMTSFQVIASGVGAGDDAVRASGRDGFWLSMLVFSVLAVVNVVTIMIDLLVTQRFMLRWRAWLTDQLTGDWLDGRAYYRSRFIDDSIDNPDQRIQMDIDIFTTGVGPLPNRPNNTSGTTLLFGAISSIAAMISFTTILWNLSGPVTLPFIGYELPKAMFWIGIVYILFATVVAFWIGRPIITLAFRNEKFNAAFRYALVRLRDAAEAVAFYRGEIAERTGLRKLFAPVVDNYKRYVNRMAGFLGWNLSITQAQELIPYIVQFSRFYNGEITLGQLSQTASAFREILSGLSFFRNAYDDFAGYRAAIIRLHGLVVANEEGRALPSLDTQDSTDGRVELDDVEVRTPDGRQLLQPVDLRLEPGDGLVITGPSGSGKTTLLRSLGRLWPFASGTLVYPAGENDTMFLSQLPYVPLGDLRAVVSYPNEPGSIPDGTLREVLEKVALPHLADRLDEEQDWAKVLSPGEQQRVAFARILLTKPEAVFLDESTSALDEGLELMLYRLVRSELPQTIVVSVSHRSTVEQHHSRQLKLLGDGRWEVGAVQAR from the coding sequence ATGGAAACGTTCACCCCGACGCTCGACTGGGGAAACGAGCTGTGGACCTCGCTGTGGTGGATCGCCCAGGGGTGGGTCTATGCCGCGATCGCCACGATGGTGGTCCTCACGCTGATCGCCCGGTTCACCACGTGGGGCCGCCAGTTCTGGCGCGTCACCCGCGGCTATTTCACCGGCCGGGACAGCGTCGTGGTGTGGCTGTGGCTGGCGGGCATCCTGCTGCTGGTCATCGCCAGCGTGCGCCTGTCGGTGCTGTTCAGCTTCCAGGGCAACGACATGATGACCAGTTTCCAGGTCATCGCGTCCGGGGTGGGCGCCGGCGACGACGCGGTCAGGGCGTCGGGCCGGGACGGCTTCTGGCTGTCGATGCTGGTCTTCTCGGTGCTCGCCGTCGTCAACGTCGTGACGATCATGATCGATCTGCTCGTCACGCAGCGGTTCATGCTGCGGTGGCGCGCCTGGCTCACCGACCAGCTGACGGGCGACTGGCTCGACGGCAGGGCCTACTACCGCTCGCGGTTCATCGACGACTCGATCGACAACCCCGACCAGCGCATCCAGATGGACATCGACATCTTCACCACCGGTGTCGGTCCGCTGCCCAACCGGCCGAACAACACCTCGGGGACGACGCTGCTCTTCGGGGCGATCTCCTCGATCGCGGCGATGATCTCGTTCACGACGATCCTGTGGAACCTGTCGGGCCCGGTGACCCTGCCGTTCATCGGCTACGAGCTGCCCAAGGCGATGTTCTGGATCGGCATCGTCTACATCCTGTTCGCGACGGTCGTCGCGTTCTGGATCGGCCGCCCGATCATCACGCTGGCGTTCCGCAACGAAAAGTTCAACGCCGCGTTCCGCTACGCGTTGGTGCGGTTGCGCGACGCCGCCGAGGCGGTGGCCTTCTACCGCGGCGAGATCGCCGAGCGCACCGGACTTCGGAAGCTGTTCGCACCGGTCGTCGACAACTACAAGAGATACGTGAACCGGATGGCCGGGTTCCTCGGGTGGAACCTCTCGATCACGCAGGCCCAGGAGCTGATCCCCTACATCGTGCAGTTCTCCCGCTTCTACAACGGCGAGATCACCCTGGGCCAGCTGTCGCAGACCGCCAGCGCGTTCCGCGAGATCCTGTCGGGTCTGTCGTTCTTCCGTAACGCCTACGACGACTTCGCCGGTTACCGGGCCGCGATCATCCGTCTGCACGGTCTGGTGGTCGCCAATGAGGAGGGTCGGGCACTGCCGTCGCTGGACACCCAGGACTCCACGGACGGCAGGGTCGAACTCGACGACGTCGAGGTGCGCACCCCCGACGGCCGGCAGCTGCTGCAGCCGGTGGACCTGCGCCTCGAGCCCGGCGACGGCCTGGTGATCACCGGACCGTCGGGCAGCGGCAAGACCACCCTGTTGCGCAGCCTCGGCCGGCTGTGGCCGTTCGCGTCGGGCACGCTGGTGTATCCGGCCGGTGAGAACGACACGATGTTCCTGTCGCAGCTGCCGTACGTGCCGCTGGGCGATCTGCGCGCCGTCGTGTCGTATCCGAACGAACCCGGCAGCATCCCCGACGGCACGCTGCGCGAGGTGCTGGAGAAGGTGGCGCTGCCCCACCTCGCCGACCGGCTCGACGAGGAGCAGGACTGGGCCAAGGTGCTCTCACCCGGTGAGCAGCAGCGCGTCGCATTCGCGCGGATCCTGCTGACCAAGCCCGAGGCCGTGTTCCTCGACGAGTCGACGTCGGCGCTGGACGAAGGTCTGGAGCTGATGCTCTACCGGCTGGTCCGCAGTGAGCTGCCCCAGACGATCGTGGTCAGCGTCAGCCACCGCAGCACCGTCGAGCAGCATCACAGCCGGCAGCTGAAGCTGCTCGGCGACGGCCGCTGGGAGGTGGGGGCGGTCCAGGCGCGCTAG
- a CDS encoding VOC family protein, producing MHDQTPVQIAWVTQDLTATETALTALMGAKKWVRMPGVHFGPETCTYRGEPADFVADISLSYAGDTQLELIAPVSGTSIYTEFLGRSGPGLHHVCTAYPDPDSFEAAVARAGQDGIPVVMEGTMPGGMRFAYVGAEHAGVPYLEFAYIPDEIHALFDHIKQEQK from the coding sequence ATGCATGACCAGACACCTGTCCAGATTGCCTGGGTGACGCAGGACCTCACCGCCACCGAGACGGCTCTCACCGCGCTGATGGGCGCGAAAAAATGGGTGCGGATGCCCGGCGTGCACTTCGGCCCGGAGACCTGCACCTATCGCGGCGAACCGGCCGACTTCGTCGCCGACATCTCGCTCAGCTACGCCGGCGACACCCAGCTGGAGCTCATCGCACCGGTGAGCGGCACCAGCATCTACACCGAGTTCCTCGGCCGTTCAGGCCCGGGGCTGCACCACGTGTGCACGGCATATCCCGACCCCGACAGCTTCGAGGCCGCCGTGGCGAGGGCCGGGCAGGACGGCATCCCCGTCGTGATGGAGGGCACCATGCCCGGCGGCATGCGCTTCGCCTACGTCGGCGCCGAGCACGCGGGCGTGCCCTACCTCGAATTCGCCTACATACCCGACGAGATCCACGCATTGTTCGACCACATCAAACAGGAGCAGAAGTGA
- a CDS encoding CDP-alcohol phosphatidyltransferase family protein, with protein MDHAPVRDRVMTVPNALSVIRLVLVPVFLYLLLVADLTGWAVAVLMFSGASDWADGKIARLFANQSSRLGELLDPAVDRIYMITVPVSMAVAGVIPWWVVGLLLGRDAVLAATLPLLRGRGLTALPVTYIGKAATFALMSGLPLVLLGQLDGQWSRVVLAIGWGFLVWGMAMYVWSGILYLLQVGMVIHTMPRVRR; from the coding sequence ATGGACCACGCTCCCGTGCGTGACCGGGTGATGACGGTGCCCAACGCGCTGTCGGTGATCCGCCTCGTGCTGGTCCCCGTCTTCCTCTATCTCCTGCTGGTCGCCGACCTCACCGGTTGGGCGGTCGCGGTGCTGATGTTCAGCGGTGCGTCGGACTGGGCCGACGGCAAGATCGCGCGCCTGTTCGCCAACCAGTCCTCCCGGCTGGGGGAGTTGCTGGACCCGGCCGTGGACCGCATCTACATGATCACGGTGCCCGTCAGCATGGCCGTCGCCGGCGTCATCCCGTGGTGGGTCGTGGGGCTGCTGCTCGGGCGCGACGCGGTGCTGGCGGCGACCCTGCCGCTGCTGCGCGGCCGCGGGCTGACCGCGCTGCCCGTCACCTACATCGGCAAGGCCGCGACGTTCGCGTTGATGTCCGGGCTGCCGCTGGTGCTGCTGGGCCAGTTGGACGGCCAGTGGAGCCGGGTGGTGCTGGCCATCGGCTGGGGTTTCCTGGTCTGGGGCATGGCGATGTACGTGTGGTCGGGAATCCTGTACCTGCTCCAGGTGGGCATGGTGATACACACGATGCCGCGGGTGAGGCGTTGA
- a CDS encoding DUF881 domain-containing protein — MSSLGGYDASTGPTAQRPDAPTRIPVPSLLRSLLTDHLDPGYAAAAQDTRPRSAVSAALWQVLAAVTIATVFALAWAQARDTAPGVRETQQVMAGSVRAAEAATEEAAARRTSLTAEVNAARRSRLEGDAEGRQLLAGLDEANYAAAATPVIGPGLTVTVTDPGMSRDLTDVSKQRVEGSRQVILDRDLQLVVNSLWAGGAEAISVGGVRVGPNVTIRQAGGGILVDNQPISSPYTILAVGPPNALDDNFTRSAGLQRLRLLEGSYGVVVNVSSDDGLVLPAGSVREIRFARQMGP, encoded by the coding sequence ATGAGTTCCCTGGGGGGATACGACGCGTCGACGGGGCCCACCGCGCAGCGGCCGGACGCGCCGACCCGCATCCCGGTGCCGTCGCTGCTGCGATCGCTGCTGACCGACCACCTCGACCCCGGTTATGCCGCGGCCGCCCAGGACACGCGGCCCCGCAGCGCGGTGTCCGCGGCGCTGTGGCAGGTGCTCGCGGCGGTGACGATCGCGACGGTGTTCGCGCTGGCGTGGGCGCAGGCCCGCGACACCGCGCCCGGTGTCCGGGAGACCCAGCAGGTGATGGCCGGCAGCGTGCGCGCCGCGGAAGCGGCCACCGAGGAGGCCGCCGCCCGCCGCACCAGCCTGACCGCCGAGGTGAACGCGGCCCGCCGTAGCCGCCTGGAGGGCGACGCCGAGGGCCGTCAACTGCTCGCGGGCCTCGACGAGGCGAACTACGCGGCTGCCGCGACCCCGGTCATCGGGCCCGGGCTGACCGTGACGGTCACCGACCCCGGTATGTCGCGGGATCTGACCGACGTGTCCAAGCAGCGCGTCGAGGGCAGCCGCCAGGTGATCCTCGACCGGGACCTGCAGCTGGTCGTGAACTCGCTGTGGGCGGGCGGCGCCGAGGCGATCTCGGTCGGCGGCGTGCGGGTGGGCCCCAACGTGACGATCCGTCAGGCCGGCGGCGGGATCCTGGTCGACAACCAGCCGATTTCCAGCCCGTACACCATCCTCGCGGTCGGCCCCCCGAACGCCCTCGACGACAACTTCACCCGCAGCGCCGGTCTGCAACGTCTGCGTCTGCTCGAGGGGTCGTACGGTGTGGTCGTCAACGTCTCCTCCGACGACGGCCTGGTGCTGCCCGCCGGATCGGTCCGGGAGATCCGCTTCGCCAGACAGATGGGGCCTTAA
- a CDS encoding DUF881 domain-containing protein, producing the protein MNEHHGRHEMPPDAAPEAPRRRRSVFGVLAVLLCLLLGVAIATQVRQTDSGDSLETARPADLLVLLDSLQQREAALNTEVADLQRTLTQLETSGSSDQAAIENARARLAALSILIGSIAATGPGVILTVTDPAQGVAAETMLDVINELRAAGAEAMEIRGRSGGGDQVAVRVGVDTWVTGGPGALVVDETTLAPAYSVLAIGDPPTLAAAMNIPGGAMDSIERVGGTMTVQQSERVDVTALRQPKPRQYAQPVK; encoded by the coding sequence ATGAACGAACACCACGGGCGCCACGAGATGCCCCCCGACGCCGCACCGGAGGCGCCGAGGCGCCGGCGGTCGGTGTTCGGGGTCCTCGCCGTCCTGCTCTGCCTGCTGCTCGGGGTCGCGATCGCCACGCAGGTCCGCCAGACCGACTCCGGGGACTCCCTGGAGACGGCGCGTCCGGCCGACCTGCTGGTCCTCTTGGACTCGCTGCAGCAGCGCGAGGCCGCGCTGAACACCGAGGTCGCCGACCTGCAGCGCACCCTGACCCAGCTGGAGACCTCCGGAAGCAGCGACCAGGCCGCGATCGAGAACGCCAGGGCCCGGTTGGCGGCGCTGTCGATCCTGATCGGCAGCATCGCCGCCACCGGACCCGGGGTGATCCTGACGGTCACCGACCCCGCGCAGGGGGTGGCCGCCGAGACGATGCTCGACGTCATCAACGAGTTGCGCGCCGCGGGCGCCGAGGCGATGGAGATCCGCGGCCGCAGCGGCGGCGGCGATCAGGTCGCGGTGCGCGTCGGCGTGGACACCTGGGTCACCGGCGGCCCCGGCGCGCTCGTGGTCGACGAGACCACCCTCGCTCCGGCGTATTCGGTTCTCGCCATTGGGGATCCGCCGACGCTCGCGGCCGCGATGAACATTCCGGGCGGCGCGATGGACAGCATCGAACGCGTCGGCGGCACGATGACGGTCCAGCAATCCGAGCGCGTCGACGTCACCGCCTTGCGGCAACCGAAACCGCGCCAATACGCTCAACCCGTCAAGTGA